TACGCGGATAAGCGCCGGGTGGAGATTGCCCGCGCCCTGGCTTCTGACCCGGTGTTGCTGCTGCTGGATGAACCAACCGCTGGCATGAACGAGCGCGAAACGGAGGATGCTGTCCGTTATGTTCGCCGTCTACGCGATGAACGCGGCATTACCGTTCTCTTGATCGAACATAAGCTCACCGTCACGATGGGTATCTCTGATTGGATTTCGGTGCTGGATTACGGGCGCAAAATTGCGGAAGGGTTGCCAGGCGATGTCCGCCGCAATGAGCGCGTGATTGAAGCCTATCTTGGAAGGAAGGCGGCGGCCCATGATGCTTGAACTTCGGGGGGTTGACACCTTCTATGGCCCCAGCCATATCCTTCAGAATGTGTCTATTCAGGTGGATCAAAACGAGATCGTCTGTCTGCTGGGAGCCAATGCGGCGGGTAAGACGACGACGATGAAAACGATTTTTGGAATTGTGCGCCCGGTGAGGGGATCGGTCATTTTTGAGGGCCAGAAGATAGAGCGCGCTCCTACCTCAAAGATTGTGGCCTCCGGGCTGGCAATGGTGCCTGAAGGGCGCCATATCTTCGCGCGTATGACCGTCGCTGAGAACCTGGAGATGGGTGCTTATCTCCATTCGGATCGCCAGCAAATCGCGGAGGATATGGAGCGGGTCTATACGCTCTTCCCACGCCTGAAGGAGCGTCTGAAGCAGGCGGGGGGCACGCTTTCTGGTGGCGAGCAACAGATGCTGGCGATGGGGCGAGCGTTGATGGCGCGGCCCCGGCTGCTGTGCATGGACGAGCCTTCTATGGGCCTTTCGCCTATTCTGGTAGAGCGAGTCTTCGATACGATTACGGAGATCCGCAAGCAGGGCGTGACCATTTTCGTGGTGGAACAGAACGCGAATATGGCGCTGAATGTGGCGGATCGCGGCTATGTCTTGCAGAACGGCAAGATCGTGTTGGGCGACACCGCGCAGAATCTGCTGACGAATGATCTGGTGCGCCAGGCGTATCTGGGTGGCGGGTGATCTCTGCTGCGCTCTTCTCTGCTGATCCCTAAGAATTGACGCGGGATGTGTACCAGCCTGCCCAGGCGCTGTGCTGCCTTTCTGGTAGTCACAGCGCCTTGTTCTGTAATATTGTATTTCATTATGGTATTTCAGCCTTCCTCGGTGTCCAGTGCTTGATGGAGGGCTGCGATACGCGCCTCGATTTCCGCGCGGCTGGAGACTTCTAGTTCCTCCATCTCCTCCAGCAAGCTCTCCAGGCGCTCTAGCAGGAGCAGCGTGTCGTAATCGGGCGCGTCGGGCGCTTCTTCTCGCCTGGCGCGTTGTGGTCTGGCTTTTTTGCGATGGATGTCTGCCATTGGCGCACGTCCTTCTTTCTGAACGCTGGTGGTCCTAGATCATGAGAAAGGAGCAGTTGGGGTCGAGCGTGGTCCAGGCCACGCTTTGATGTTCGCCCCAATTGATGAGCGTTGGAACCTGTGGGGCGCTGCTTTGCCCGGCCAGCGTGACCAGATAGAGGCCATCGCCGCTGCCGCTGCCGGTGGGGAGTGTTTTCCCTGGCGGCGATTCCCAGGTTCCATGTCCGTCGCTGGTGAGCAGGAAGGCGCTGCTCTCCCTGTTCCAGGGGCTGCTGGCGGCTGGCCGCAAAAACGGGGCCTGGGTAGTATCGCCGGGGGCTGGGGGCAGGGCGAAGGCTCCGTTCAGCAACGTCTGGCGCTGTTGGGTAGCGATATTGACCAGCGAGGCGCTGCCAGGGTCCAGGACGAGCAGCCAGTGGCTATCTGGCGACCAGAAGGGCAGCGATGCGGGGCTGGTGTCGTTCCACATGAAACGCAGCGCGCCTGTGGCGCTGTAGAGGCGGTACTCACTGGCGGTGCGCACCAGTAATGCTTGTCCATCGGGCGACCAGGCGTACTGCTGGAGGTTGGCGAGGGTCAGGAGCGGGTGCACCGCGCCGCTGCTGTCTCTGAGGACGAGGGTGGCGACATTGGGAGTGGGACCAGCCGAGGCGACGGCATAGAGCAATGCCCCGCTGCCGGGCTGCCAGAGCGGGCGCGCGGGGTAGCCAGGGGAGAGGGGCAGCGCGATAAGCGCCCCGGTTGCTACGACGCTGGCCGGGCTGCCGGGAGCGCCAACCAATAAGCGCCCGCTGGCATCAATGCTGGCAACGCGGGCGCCATCGCTGTTGATGGCTGGCAGGACGACGCTGGCGGGCAGGTCTTTGCGCGCGACGCCTGCGGGTTGATCGGCCTGGGAAAGCTTCCATTGAGGCGCGGCGGGCTGCCCATCCGATCCAGATGGTTCTTCGCGGTACAGCAGGC
This region of Ktedonobacterales bacterium genomic DNA includes:
- a CDS encoding ABC transporter ATP-binding protein → MLELRGVDTFYGPSHILQNVSIQVDQNEIVCLLGANAAGKTTTMKTIFGIVRPVRGSVIFEGQKIERAPTSKIVASGLAMVPEGRHIFARMTVAENLEMGAYLHSDRQQIAEDMERVYTLFPRLKERLKQAGGTLSGGEQQMLAMGRALMARPRLLCMDEPSMGLSPILVERVFDTITEIRKQGVTIFVVEQNANMALNVADRGYVLQNGKIVLGDTAQNLLTNDLVRQAYLGGG